In Pseudorasbora parva isolate DD20220531a chromosome 9, ASM2467924v1, whole genome shotgun sequence, the sequence TTTCATTGCGAATGCTGGAAATTGGAGTTGTGGTCGGTCCTCTAGAAAATTTTGAATTGGGGGTCAGTTGGTTGACATGGGTGACGAACTTGAAAATGACcatgttttatgtatttgaGTCCTTTATGCCACTGGCTCCAACAGTTGGGTTGAAGCAGAGGCGTCTACACCTGCTCAGCAATATGAAACGATCCTTtaatcatcatcatctgtcTTCTGCTTCTTGGGGTCGACATCATCCTGAAAGAAAAGGAGGATTCCAAATTAATTACTTGAACAGTGACCACAAGAAAAAACTGTTACAGTATTTTGTAGGGAATTCATGACTACCTCATCATCTTCATCGTCATCTTCAGCAGCTCGTTTTGTTCCTCCACCTagttcatcatcatcttcatcctcGTCCTCATCCTCATCACCTGCAGAAAAGGACCATTAGCCACGTGATTAAAATGTCTTCGAATTAGTTGGTCATCATGGCAGAAATTTGTGAACATTCAAATCTTGCACTGACCCTCTCCttcctcttcatcttcctcatctacttcttcatcatcttcatcatcaatTTCAGGCTCTCCATTCTCTTCATTCTCCTGTTTACACACAATAAAAGGGTCAGTGCATGTTCTCCATTAAATACCAAAGTAGTTGAACAGTAGAGTTTAAAAACACTTGAATTACCTTTCCATTAGTGGCATCTTTTCCATTTTCCTTCTCCTCAAGGAGCTTCTTCTCTTTCAGGtcctacattaaaaaaatatatatttatatattaagcatttcttttaagtaatattttaaaacatttaacttGGTCAGATTGGAGCCATTTGAATAGACAGCCAATGCAGATTACGATTGACGTGAGCAAAACGCCCCCTATGCGCACAAATTTAAATTGCATCTCTAATGACGCCCTTCTGACATTGACGCCTCATTGGCTGCAGTAGAGAAGTTTGCTGTCCATCAACGACTCCTGCTCCCGCCTCTTATCGACTGAGCTCGTTTGTAATCTGACACTTTAGTGAGGCTCGGCGGCTGTgggtattgtaaaatgtaaaccCATTAAGCAACCATATTTTGGCGTGTACGCACTTGCTTACATTGCAGCTCCAGAAAACAAAAGCTTAAAACGCTAAACAAGCGAGATGATTCAGAACCAGGGAATTGTGGTTCGTTGAGCTGATGCCGAACTCTAATGAAAGACAAAGAAGCGCACGCATGGCTTTCACGATCTATCCATCCCGAACACGACAGAGTTCGGCACGGCACGCACACCACCGCCGTCACGTTAACCTGGATTTAGTTCGCGCAGTCGCAGGATTGACAAGAAACCAtaggcaaaaaacaaaacaaaaaacacaacctGTCAAATTCAGAATATCGTGTGCTCGGTGAATTTGCTTTGGCGGGGTGTCGTTTCAATTAATGCCCTGTCAAATGCAGTTAAATGAGCCTTACCCATGCAAATATGTGCATTAATTCGTTTATATAATCTTTAGCCCTTAAGCCGTTTATCAACCACATCAACTTGGACCGCCCCCTTAAATTCAACGACGTCTCTGGCTTCAAACTAGTAAACCAACAAGCCCACGTTGCCGTCACACATGGAAAAATATAAACTCGCTGGAAATGCATAGTAAAATAGCATTAGACAGATTATTTGATTTTTGAGCTTGCAAATCATCTGTCTCTTAGTTTAAAGGGCTTTCGAGTACCGAGACAACGTAGGCTACGGCACCGCCACCACAATATACAGCCTAGTCAAACAGTTCGGGTAACATTACAATTCCCTCACTTGTTTATCATCCATAAACTTCAAAAATGTGTCATTTGCTTTTGAAAGCCGATGCACAGTAGGGTTAATCCAAGTTCCGCGTATCGGCTGCATGCATCAGAATCAATGATAAACCCGAACAGCGGTAATTCGAATTAACTTGTAATATGCTTCCTTAATCCCGTTAAATGTGTTCGATTTTATATCACATGTGAGATTTCCTATCGGTTTAGGCTCAAAGCCGCCTAGACAGACCGGCAAACTTTCAGCCCCGAAGACATCGACCGACCAACGCGTTCTCAAACCCGCCGTAGCCACAAACTAACCGGTAATGAATGAAGGGATTTAGGAATAAATGAGTGCCCAAAACATTGTTGAACGGAAATGTACACAAGCCATAAAACCATAGGCTAcctacaaacaaaacatgagcAAATTGTTTAACATATGCGATTTATACACGTTTAAGAGTTGAAAAACGAAATATAAAGAATTGCAGGGTTAAGGATTTATCGTGGTAAAGCAGTTAACGTCCCCAGCTCACATCGCCCCTGTTCAAAGGGGAACCGACACGCTTGTATAAACAAAGAACCCGCGCGCGCAGACTGTTACATTCCGGACAATGAGAAATTGCATTCGAATGTGCTCCCGTTCAGCGCGCGCTATAGAACGCGCTACAATATATCCATTTAGAATTCTCACTACAATGTATCAATTTAAGTCACTTACGGAGCAGTTATCGCATACTTTTCCTTTACTCGTAGTGATTAATCAACGGTTCTTTCCGACTACAGCCTAAAATAGCCTACGCGTTCACGTTAAATCTGAACTAGGGGACAAATGAAAGAGAGAAAATATTCTTTAATGAGAATTTCGTTCGTCTAAAGGCATACGTTCTTACCTTTGCGGAGATTTCCGTCGCGGAGTCAACCTTTGTATCGGCCATAATTAATATTGTGTATCAATAAAATTCGGAACGCAGGAAAACGCGAAAAATAATCCGCCTCTATCCTCCAATAATCACTATTGTAATGAAGCTTTCTTATGCCGACGGCATGTGATGATGGAGGCTTTAATATAGATTTGTGGGCGGAGCATGAGGGGCGGTCGGCTGCATTCGATTGGCTAGAGACTCCGATGGGGTGTGTTTTCAAGGCAATAGAGTGGAACAATGGAAAGTATTTCTAAACGTAAAAGGACACACCCCCAGCCGGTATTTCAACAGAGAAGACACACCTCCTACCTCCGCTTTTCTCGCAACAGACATATCTGTTCAACGCAATTCCACATTTCCTTTAACAAATTCGTTGATACGACATACTAACTCTCACATCCAGTTGTGCCTCTCTTTTAAAAGTTCGTTTTAGTTAATTGTCTATCCATCAACTGCTTCGACGTATTGACTCCTAAATCACCCCAACCACTGCGTCTACAAGAATAGCATAGGTAGGTAGTCAATGTGCCAATGCACACTAAGGAAATGTTGGTTTTATAGCTCGTACGGTGATAGGGTGGCATTTGGGAAACGGTGTTTTCATGCCAGATGCAGCACCTCCCCTTTCCGTGAATTTCGCACTAAACTTAGCACTGCGAGTAAACGCAAAAACAGCCTTTTCACCTCTGCCGCGTTTCATCTGACAAACGTAATGAGAAAATGCACAAACAAAACGTTTTTTTCAGAACAACTAATGCATGTTTGGTTCATAGTCTGATTTTTATTAccgagagagaaaaaaactaaCCACACGATGTAAAAAGCTGCGATTCTAAAGGAAACATGTATTTTGCAAGTCTGACTCTGTAAATTACACTATtcgaaaatgtattttaaaataattaaaaacacacGACTTGTGCTTTATTATGCGGGATGAGTAGCATTTAAACAAAGCAGAAGCCATAACCTCGCCGGCAAACACAGAGGGGAGGGGAATTTCGGATACTTCATCATAACCTACATTCAAATTCTACTTTGATGACGAGGCTGCTTGCATTCAGGCGCATCTGATTGGATGCCCAGTCGACCAGAACCCACAGTTGACGCTTTGCGCGAAACTATTGGATGCCAGAGATGTCAATCAAAGAAATGACCCACAGTGTGCGAGAAAGCCTGGAAATGGATTCCAAAGGACTCTTGGCCTGGATGACGACGTGTGAGCAGGTCAAATCCTCTGACCGAGGATTGTTATTAGTGAAGTGTAGCAAATTGTTGTTAAATAAAAAACGACTTTTGACCGTAACTTATTAAGGAATACCTTATTTTTGAACGAAATTAACAAATATTTAAGCATACATGATATGGATTTAAAATAAGacctattattatattaataatattattatcaataacAACCTGCAAACATCTGTTCCACTAACACATAGCCTATAGCATAATAGGCCATCTTGACAAAGTAAACATTTAGTTAACAAAAATAGGAAAATTAAGTTACCTGTACTGTGTGTATACAAAGACTAGATTCtcatcattaa encodes:
- the ptmab gene encoding prothymosin alpha-B → MADTKVDSATEISAKDLKEKKLLEEKENGKDATNGKENEENGEPEIDDEDDEEVDEEDEEEGEGDEDEDEDEDDDELGGGTKRAAEDDDEDDEDDVDPKKQKTDDDD